From a region of the Pontixanthobacter gangjinensis genome:
- a CDS encoding GatB/YqeY domain-containing protein has protein sequence MLRDTIKSATITSMKAGDKERTATLRLIGAKIKDRDIELRTSSKEVDDEALVIEVLQKMGKQRRESITMFEQGGRTELAAKEQFELAVIEEFLPQQMSEDATRAAIEDIKTALGADSIKDMGKVMAELKARHSAELDMSKASALVKESLT, from the coding sequence ATGCTTCGCGATACGATCAAATCCGCCACCATCACCTCCATGAAAGCCGGTGACAAGGAACGCACCGCCACGCTCCGCCTGATCGGCGCGAAGATCAAGGACCGCGATATTGAATTGCGGACTTCGTCCAAAGAGGTCGATGACGAGGCATTAGTAATCGAAGTTCTGCAAAAAATGGGCAAGCAGCGGCGCGAATCGATAACCATGTTTGAACAAGGTGGCCGGACTGAGCTTGCTGCAAAGGAGCAGTTCGAACTGGCGGTAATCGAGGAATTTTTGCCCCAGCAAATGAGCGAAGATGCAACCCGCGCCGCAATCGAGGACATCAAAACGGCCTTAGGCGCTGATTCCATTAAGGATATGGGCAAAGTTATGGCGGAACTAAAGGCTCGCCACAGCGCTGAACTCGATATGAGCAAAGCCAGCGCGCTGGTGAAGGAGAGCCTGACATGA